One stretch of bacterium DNA includes these proteins:
- the uvrB gene encoding excinuclease ABC subunit UvrB, which yields MPAFQMVTDMSPCGDQPQAIAALSESLRAGHRYQTLLGVTGSGKTYSMGRVIEQINRPALVLAHNKTLAAQLYGEFRDFFPHNAVRYFVSYYDYYQPEAYVPQTDLYVAKDASINEEIDRLRHASTKALMERRDVIVVASVSCIYGLGRPEDYKEVMLLVRKGERRSRDEIVRRLVEIQYERNDVDFARGRFRVRGDVIEVFPAYEDRAVRIDLYGDEVERIVDLDPLTGEIFEHKDAVALWPARHWVTTEERLERALALIETELGERLDWFRSKGKLLEAQRLEFRTRYDMELLREAGTCPGIENYSRHLDGRAPGERPGCLIDYFPRDLLLFADESHVTLPQVRGMLEGDRSRKRNLVEFGFRLPSACDNRPLAWEEFDALIPQAVFVSATPGPYEMEVSQRVVEQVVRPTGLVDPRVEVRPAQGQVDDLIGEIKTQVARGDRTLATTLTKRMAEDLSAYLAELGFKVHYLHSEVDTLQRVQILKDLRLGAYDVLVGINLLREGLDLPEVSLVAILDADREGFLRSETALIQTMGRAARHIDGRVLLYADDVTDSMRRAIAETNRRREVQVRYNAEHGITPASVSKPIRDMIDLQQVAEEIETYRPSSELLTAEELIRLAETQRAKVPWDVARLLMLSPAELEQTVEALERAMRRAAAELQFEKAAALRDQISELRKGLGEPFFAPAGRGGARGRGRGGTRPPAARRAARRHAD from the coding sequence ATGCCCGCTTTCCAGATGGTCACCGACATGTCGCCCTGCGGCGACCAGCCACAGGCGATCGCTGCCCTCAGCGAGAGCCTTCGGGCCGGGCATCGGTATCAGACGCTGCTCGGCGTGACGGGGTCCGGCAAGACCTACAGCATGGGCCGCGTCATCGAGCAGATCAACCGGCCGGCGCTGGTACTGGCCCACAACAAGACGCTGGCCGCGCAGCTCTACGGTGAGTTCCGCGACTTCTTCCCCCACAACGCCGTGCGATACTTCGTCTCGTACTACGATTACTACCAGCCGGAAGCCTATGTCCCGCAGACCGATCTCTACGTCGCAAAGGACGCGTCCATCAACGAGGAGATAGATCGGCTGCGCCATGCCTCGACGAAGGCGCTGATGGAGCGGCGCGACGTGATCGTGGTCGCGTCGGTCTCGTGCATCTACGGCCTGGGCAGGCCCGAGGACTACAAGGAGGTCATGCTCCTTGTTCGGAAGGGCGAGCGTCGGTCGCGCGACGAGATCGTCCGCCGCTTGGTGGAGATCCAATACGAGCGCAACGACGTTGACTTCGCCCGCGGCAGGTTCAGGGTGCGGGGCGACGTCATTGAGGTCTTCCCCGCGTACGAGGACCGCGCCGTGCGGATTGATCTCTACGGCGACGAGGTCGAGCGGATCGTCGATCTGGACCCGCTGACCGGTGAGATCTTCGAGCACAAGGACGCGGTCGCGCTGTGGCCGGCCCGGCACTGGGTGACCACCGAGGAACGCCTGGAGCGCGCGCTGGCTTTGATCGAGACCGAGCTTGGGGAGCGGCTGGACTGGTTTCGCTCCAAGGGCAAGCTGCTGGAAGCCCAGCGCCTGGAGTTCCGGACACGCTACGACATGGAGCTGCTGCGGGAGGCGGGCACCTGCCCAGGGATCGAGAACTACTCGCGGCACCTCGACGGCCGCGCGCCGGGCGAGCGGCCGGGCTGCCTGATCGACTACTTCCCGCGCGACCTTCTGTTGTTCGCGGACGAGAGCCACGTGACCCTGCCCCAGGTGCGGGGGATGCTCGAGGGCGACCGCTCGCGCAAGAGGAACCTCGTGGAGTTCGGGTTCCGCCTGCCGTCGGCGTGCGACAACCGGCCTCTTGCCTGGGAGGAGTTCGACGCGCTCATCCCCCAGGCGGTGTTCGTCTCCGCCACGCCCGGGCCATACGAGATGGAAGTGAGCCAGCGCGTCGTGGAGCAGGTCGTCCGGCCCACCGGCCTGGTGGATCCCCGCGTCGAGGTGCGCCCGGCGCAGGGGCAGGTGGACGACCTGATCGGGGAGATCAAGACCCAGGTCGCGCGCGGCGATCGCACTCTGGCGACCACGCTGACGAAGCGCATGGCCGAGGACCTGAGCGCATACCTGGCGGAGTTGGGATTCAAGGTGCACTACCTGCACTCTGAGGTGGACACGCTCCAGCGCGTGCAGATCCTGAAGGATCTGCGGCTCGGCGCCTACGACGTTCTGGTCGGCATAAATCTATTGAGGGAAGGGCTCGACCTACCCGAGGTCTCGCTGGTGGCGATCCTCGACGCCGACCGGGAAGGCTTCCTGCGATCCGAGACCGCGCTGATACAGACCATGGGCCGGGCGGCGCGGCACATCGACGGGCGCGTGCTTCTATACGCCGACGATGTTACCGACTCAATGCGCCGGGCGATAGCCGAGACCAACCGCCGCCGCGAGGTCCAGGTTCGGTACAACGCCGAGCACGGGATCACCCCGGCGTCGGTGTCCAAGCCGATCCGCGACATGATTGACCTGCAGCAGGTAGCCGAGGAGATCGAGACCTACCGGCCATCGAGCGAACTCCTGACCGCGGAGGAGTTGATACGGCTGGCCGAGACGCAGCGGGCGAAGGTACCGTGGGACGTGGCCCGGCTGCTGATGCTCTCGCCTGCCGAGTTGGAGCAGACCGTGGAGGCGCTGGAGCGCGCGATGCGCCGCGCGGCGGCCGAACTTCAGTTCGAGAAGGCCGCGGCGCTGCGCGACCAGATCTCCGAACTGCGCAAGGGGCTTGGAGAGCCGTTTTTCGCCCCTGCCGGGCGCGGCGGGGCGCGGGGCCGGGGTCGCGGCGGGACGAGGCCGCCGGCCGCACGGAGGGCTGCACGCCGTCATGCCGATTGA
- a CDS encoding copper amine oxidase N-terminal domain-containing protein, protein MALRMMAIVLVMMVGAVLPRPVAAQAVGAQAVRVVVDGQVVAFDRPPAVIAGRLLIPLRGVFERLGAQVEWHPDPGRVVARHGATVVVLQLGNRYALVDGRQVMLDVPPVVLGGRTLVPLRFVGEALGAGVNWDSVGRVVYVTSQRPAALPPAPAPRPAPVPPWVPAPPPAGTPEPIRPLPIIPPTPQPALTVVDGTVAQVDLHTVPARLYVSADGLLWRFAVTAATGVFLTEVSTGRGGATSLDQIRRGDLVRVTADPTGLAVSVRASHRGLSGRLEGLGQRVLVLTDGQTLRVADEATFFLDGRETARDLLRQGMEVYLRINPQTGDVWEIRARTPTPSPYIPPVYPVPPPRLPPVYPSPPRIDGVSVSDRGPLGVGATLIVTLRGTPGGTAWFDVGRLERGVSMAEGPSGIYTGRYTVRAGEAALQAAVTAHLRLAGSETSRAGNPVAVDGLPPEFTRRIPEPGAVVAERQPMIILGLADRGPAGIDQGSLRLWVNGREVHRVEITETSAQYTPAEPLPFGRNQVQARIADYARNESTTSWTFTVELTRTPPPPPPTPRPTPTLTPGPAPPPRIDGVSVSDRGPLGVGATLVVTLRGTPGGTARFDVGRLERDVSMAEGPSGIYTGRYTVRAGEAALQAAVTAYLRLAGSETSRAGDPVTVDGLPPEFTRRIPEPGAVVAERQPMIVLGLADRGPAGIDQGSLRLWVNGREVRRVAITETGAQYTPAEPLPIGQNRVQARIADFARNESTTSWTFAVELPRTPPPPPPTPRPTPTLTPGPTPRPTHTLTPGPTPPVVSPPSPSPPAVSAPPVIVAPRPGEAVVSPLLVRGTAAGAERVHVTVEYGRGRVDGRTEVVGPISTTPTSSGAWEVLIRLTPPPRPGDRVTITAVAVSSAGVRSEPARLVIVWPEGRQVEGPGG, encoded by the coding sequence GTGGCCCTGCGCATGATGGCAATCGTGCTTGTCATGATGGTAGGGGCCGTGCTGCCGCGCCCGGTCGCCGCGCAGGCGGTTGGGGCACAGGCGGTCAGGGTTGTTGTGGACGGCCAGGTCGTCGCCTTCGACCGGCCGCCGGCTGTGATTGCCGGCCGGCTGTTGATTCCCCTGCGCGGGGTATTCGAGCGGTTGGGTGCTCAGGTCGAATGGCATCCGGACCCCGGCCGCGTGGTGGCGCGCCACGGCGCGACGGTCGTGGTGCTGCAGCTGGGGAACCGTTATGCCCTGGTGGATGGACGCCAGGTTATGCTCGATGTGCCGCCTGTGGTCCTCGGAGGCCGCACGCTTGTGCCCCTGCGATTCGTGGGCGAGGCGCTCGGGGCGGGCGTGAATTGGGATTCGGTGGGACGCGTCGTCTACGTGACATCGCAGCGTCCCGCCGCACTGCCTCCGGCCCCTGCGCCCCGGCCTGCGCCGGTCCCTCCCTGGGTGCCCGCGCCGCCTCCGGCAGGAACCCCGGAGCCGATCAGGCCGTTGCCGATCATACCTCCCACGCCGCAGCCGGCGCTGACCGTGGTGGACGGCACGGTGGCACAGGTGGACCTGCACACGGTGCCGGCACGCCTGTACGTAAGCGCAGACGGGCTCCTCTGGAGGTTCGCGGTGACCGCGGCCACCGGCGTCTTTCTCACCGAGGTGTCCACCGGCCGCGGCGGCGCGACATCGCTGGATCAGATACGGCGCGGTGACCTTGTTCGCGTGACCGCGGATCCGACAGGGCTGGCGGTGTCGGTGCGGGCATCCCACCGTGGACTCTCCGGCCGCCTGGAGGGCCTGGGGCAACGAGTGCTGGTGCTGACCGACGGGCAGACCCTCAGGGTCGCCGACGAAGCCACGTTCTTCCTGGACGGCCGCGAGACGGCCCGGGACCTGCTGCGCCAGGGGATGGAGGTATACCTCAGGATCAACCCGCAGACAGGTGATGTGTGGGAGATCCGCGCCCGCACGCCGACCCCGTCGCCATACATCCCTCCGGTCTACCCGGTTCCTCCTCCGCGCCTCCCACCGGTCTACCCATCCCCGCCGAGAATTGACGGGGTGTCCGTTAGCGACCGCGGTCCGCTGGGCGTGGGGGCCACGCTCATCGTGACCCTGCGGGGCACGCCCGGGGGGACCGCATGGTTTGACGTCGGCCGCCTGGAGCGCGGTGTGTCCATGGCTGAAGGTCCGTCGGGGATATACACCGGCCGCTACACGGTGCGGGCCGGCGAGGCCGCGCTGCAGGCGGCTGTTACCGCTCACCTTAGACTGGCAGGGAGCGAGACCTCGCGGGCCGGAAACCCGGTAGCGGTTGACGGCCTGCCCCCAGAGTTCACACGTCGCATACCCGAGCCCGGTGCCGTGGTGGCTGAGCGTCAGCCAATGATAATCTTGGGGCTGGCCGATCGCGGCCCGGCCGGCATAGACCAGGGCAGCCTGCGGCTGTGGGTAAACGGCCGCGAGGTACACCGCGTGGAGATCACCGAGACCAGCGCCCAGTACACGCCTGCCGAGCCGCTTCCCTTCGGCCGGAATCAGGTGCAGGCGCGGATTGCCGATTATGCCCGCAACGAGTCCACCACGAGCTGGACGTTCACCGTCGAGCTGACCAGGACGCCGCCCCCTCCGCCGCCCACGCCGCGGCCCACGCCCACGCTCACGCCTGGACCCGCACCCCCGCCGAGAATTGACGGGGTGTCCGTTAGCGACCGCGGTCCGCTGGGCGTGGGGGCCACGCTCGTCGTGACCCTGCGGGGCACACCCGGGGGGACCGCACGGTTTGACGTCGGCCGCCTCGAGCGCGATGTGTCCATGGCCGAAGGTCCGTCAGGGATCTACACCGGCCGCTACACGGTGCGGGCCGGCGAGGCCGCGCTGCAGGCGGCCGTTACCGCTTACCTTAGACTGGCAGGGAGCGAGACCTCGCGGGCCGGAGACCCTGTAACGGTTGACGGCCTGCCTCCAGAGTTCACAAGGCGCATACCCGAACCTGGTGCCGTGGTGGCTGAGCGTCAGCCGATGATAGTCCTGGGGCTGGCCGACCGTGGCCCGGCCGGCATAGACCAGGGCAGCCTGCGGCTGTGGGTGAACGGTCGCGAGGTACGCCGGGTGGCGATCACCGAGACCGGCGCCCAGTACACGCCTGCCGAGCCGCTTCCCATCGGGCAGAACCGGGTGCAGGCGCGGATTGCCGACTTTGCCCGCAACGAGTCCACCACGAGCTGGACGTTCGCAGTCGAGCTGCCCAGGACGCCGCCCCCTCCGCCGCCCACGCCGCGGCCCACACCCACGCTCACGCCTGGACCTACGCCGCGCCCCACGCACACGCTTACGCCTGGACCTACGCCGCCGGTGGTCTCTCCGCCGAGCCCTTCGCCGCCGGCCGTATCCGCGCCGCCGGTTATAGTCGCGCCACGGCCGGGAGAGGCCGTTGTTTCACCCCTGCTGGTCAGGGGGACCGCGGCCGGGGCCGAGCGGGTCCATGTTACCGTGGAGTACGGACGCGGCAGGGTGGACGGCCGCACGGAGGTGGTTGGGCCGATCAGCACAACCCCAACCAGCTCCGGCGCTTGGGAGGTTCTCATCCGGCTGACCCCACCGCCGCGGCCCGGCGACCGGGTGACCATCACCGCCGTGGCCGTAAGCTCCGCGGGCGTCAGGTCCGAGCCGGCCCGGCTGGTCATCGTCTGGCCGGAAGGCCGGCAGGTGGAAGGACCGGGCGGCTAG
- the coaE gene encoding dephospho-CoA kinase (Dephospho-CoA kinase (CoaE) performs the final step in coenzyme A biosynthesis.): MRIIGLTGGIASGKSLVAGLLREMGAHVIDADAIAREVVAPGTDALREIAGAFGPRALAADGTLDRKALAALVFSDPDARARLNTITHPHIRRRIEEEIEAVRSARPGATIVVDIPLLLDVAPAEAFALDGTVVVKVDEATQIARLAARDGITEEAARQRLRSQRPLGEKVPLATWVVDNNGSPEATRRQVEALWQAWQARHAQHA; encoded by the coding sequence GTGAGGATCATCGGGCTCACCGGCGGGATCGCCAGCGGCAAGAGCCTGGTGGCCGGGCTTCTCCGCGAGATGGGCGCGCACGTTATTGACGCGGATGCGATCGCCCGGGAGGTGGTCGCACCGGGCACCGATGCCCTCCGCGAGATCGCCGGGGCCTTTGGCCCGCGCGCGCTGGCCGCCGACGGCACCCTCGACCGCAAGGCGCTGGCGGCGCTGGTCTTCAGCGATCCGGATGCCCGCGCGCGGCTGAACACGATCACGCATCCGCACATCCGCCGTCGCATCGAGGAGGAGATTGAGGCCGTGCGATCTGCGCGTCCTGGGGCCACGATCGTGGTGGACATTCCACTGCTGCTGGATGTGGCGCCGGCCGAGGCCTTCGCGCTGGACGGCACGGTCGTTGTCAAGGTGGACGAGGCCACGCAGATCGCCCGCCTCGCGGCCCGCGACGGCATCACCGAGGAAGCCGCCCGGCAGCGACTGCGCTCGCAGCGGCCGCTTGGGGAAAAGGTTCCCCTGGCCACCTGGGTCGTGGACAACAACGGCTCCCCGGAGGCCACCCGCCGGCAGGTCGAGGCACTCTGGCAGGCCTGGCAGGCTCGGCACGCCCAGCACGCCTAG